The Tenebrio molitor chromosome 2, icTenMoli1.1, whole genome shotgun sequence DNA segment cgctggtaatgttaaacaaaaagaaaatggcgggtcgggtgccgttagaaaatgttagtgaagaaaaaaaacaaaatggacgcacgcggttcggacgaatttgcgaaattaccagattgttaaaaaaatgaaccttccggaagaaagataacgcttaaaattaacgaatgggcgcttcttaaagcAACAGCAtgcacggggacacaaaatatctactcggaacggtagtgaaatcggttcagatgtaacttacagatttttggaatattggatcgctcttcgcaaggtctgttcgtttcgaaaaaacaaacaaaagtgacctaccccccttcaaccacccgcgcgagCGAGCTTCaacccccgctatatttccgctcgtagttcctagtctagccgctagtaccttcacatttggcgcgctgttgtggcggtaccggaaatttaaatttaaattttaaactgggtcactacaatacataaataatttacgctAAGTACTTATTGTAGtactttctctgcgtagaattttggtgatttttatgtcaaccaatctctcgctggacaaactataccgCTGCGCTGTCGTGCTCAACCGCGTTCTTTCATCATGTATTCTGATAATGTTGATAATTCACGGAGAATGTGGCGGAAGGTTAGAGAGGCAGCAAGGGTTTATGCCCAACGTTTTTCTAACAGGAATCATCACGATCACAAAACGATCCTCAGTGTTATCCCACGAACAGTCGAGACAggttaaattttaccaaataGAATGGAGATTGATGGTGCTACCAGGACTGTACGCACTATTGAGAACGAAGAGGCTATTTTAGATGCCTTTGAAAAAGGTACCGAAAGCATTAGAGAAGTTgctcaaaaattgaatatttcgAAAACGGTTATCCTTGCAAATGAATGGTGGCCACTTTGAGCCCTTGCtctgattgtatttatttttcgtttcatgATCCCTTTTGGCTtatgttatattttttctccTGTTTTTTACGATCAGCTCACGATCGATGTCGAGTGTGACGTATTTGAtgtatttttggaaaatttgtaaattgtaaaaaattatttctatatttctaaattttcaaagTGTATTAATACATCCATACCCTGTCAAATATacttacaacaaaaaacaattctttGCATGGACCTTTGCAACAtacaaatcaaaataaaacacgTATTTAATTACTACatttaaagtttaaaaaaataattataaatgaatgtgGAATAAATGTATTGCTCAAAATTATGAACAAACAGTTCCTTCGGGGGTCTGAACGCAACCCGgcatattatttttacaagcGCTTGGACACGTACTCTGTCTGGAGCATTCTGAAGGATTGTATCTTCCATTGCAGTAGTAACAATCACCGCAgtctataaaaaaataagtcgttcaaatattttaagtgtttataataaaatgttactcaCTGAGTCGTTGATAATTTCCACAGTACGCATAGGGGTAGTTGCGAATGTACTGACACCCTCGTTCTCCTCCTTCCTGAATGGATACCACCGGGGAAGTACATCCGTCAGAACACTCTCTGTGTCTCTTGACAACGCACCTTTTGTTCCCCGTTTCTTCAGTAAAGCAGGTTTTAGGGTGCATTACATAACAACAGTTATTGGTTGTGGGTTGACTAGTCTCACAACCACAAGATCCTACACAGTTATTGAAACAACTATTAGAAGAGCATCGATTTACACATCCACTAACGCAGGAGGAACATGAAGTTGAAATTCTACCACCGCAGCCTCCGCCGGTACAACCGCCGGTACCACAGTTTCCACCGGTACAACCGCCGGTACCACAGTTTCCACCGGTACAAGTGGTACCACAGCTTCCACCAGCACAAGTGGTACCACAGCTTCCACCGCTACAAGTAGTAGGTTCACAGTTTCCACCGCTACATGTGGGAGTACCACAGCTTCCACCGCTACAAGTGCTACCGCAGCTGCCACCCCTACAACCACCACCGCAGCTACCACCGGTACAAATAGGACTGTTACAATTTCCACCGCTACAAGGGCTACCACAGTTTCCACCAGGACAGCCAAGTTGAGCTGAACTGATACTCATCCATGTCACTACCAAAATTAAGATGGACAAAATTGGATACTTCATCTGAAAATCGTCAAAAACTGTATTACTTATCTGTATCTctaattgtttgtgtaaaaACTATTAGGGCCAGTTtgtagaaagagaattaaatatttaattcgaattaaattttaatgtgcgATTAACCCATAAATCCGAaactttgattggttcaatctgatcacgtgttcagttaatctcgcatttgattacgattaacttaatttcgcttctgtaaactggcccctaGTGTGTTAAAAGTGTCTTTAAACCATCTCATATCTAAATAATAAAGGAGCGTTTAGTGGTTCCCTACTTCATTATTTTTCCTGTACCTATACTTTGATCTTGGTCGTCAAAGATATCAAAAGAAAGAACATTTGTAGTAAGTTGTCAAGGTAACAGTTTCTTTACGTGGTAAAAATCAATGAATagtgattttgaaattattgaacctagctaatttaatttgtattttactaaagtctttcaataaaagtgtgaagtttaaaaaatatatgttggcaaaatatttaagtacatatttattattataaataaatctaccagtatattttaattaagtaaattGAATGACAAATATAAGAATAATTAGGTACATTCACAGCACATTCATGTGCTGATTGAAACCGTTATAAAGTCACTCTGTCTATTGGATTTAGATAGTTCAGTTTATAGATTaatacaattaaattaattttcccgattccgcaatattatcggaaatttttgtattataaaacaaaaatgtttatgtaattatgttattaattaaattaggtAAATCACATTTTAATTTAGAGAGACACATAAAAAAGTTGTTATACATATGTATCTATACGGCTATAGCtctatactgggtgccccaaaattcgcggaacaactcagaGGGACAATGTCAACTTATGTTAGATAATTATGGGAAAAatacctaattaaaaaaatctatcttttagatttgaagatatgggtgcttaaaaggtgcagctttgatctcgtctattttaaatacatattaaaaaagattttgactatttgttttttactagccaatgttataataattctaaatgattttgatcaggtccatatcttctacaaaaaataagattgatttcttaaaacatttttacctgatattttaatgactatttaacaacgtactgctaagctgttccgcgaattttggggcacccagtataaaaAAGTGCAGtgcaaataattataaaattattacacaTACCGTTTCGAAGCCTGTAACAAAACTAATCTCGAGGAATTCTTTTTCTAAACTTatataattttatcaaaatgataaaaaatgtataaatttaAGATTATTACTTCATAAAACCTTTAAACTTTATTAGATTTAACGATGAATTTATTATCCACGtcattttttcatattatatttttgtctCAATGTCAAAGCAGAGTTCAGAAAACAACTCAAAGAACTCATTAAGTTTACGCTTATTATTACATactgttatttattaaagcaTGTTATTCTGCGATGCAGTTACTTAGTGGAGTTGCTATGTaatgtaaaaatgttgttaaacagcaattgacataaaaatcaaaaatttaatgtgtcaTTCAAGATATAcatataattatatttttaaaacacgcATTTGGACTGGTCACGAATTTAACGACCTCCTTATTAtctgctttttttatttaagatacGACCGTGTCCCCTTAatgaattataaataatatataacTTATCAAACTGAAAAAACAAACAGTCAAATCacgatattttaatatttaaaaaaaataatagtcgTTTGTAACTAACCGAAATAAATTATAAGTTCTTGATACGTGTAAGGGAATTCCGAgcagttattaaaaacgtgaaattatttttatcgatAAAAcatacaataatttaaaataaaacagataattttaatgacaaaaattttaggcataataaaaaattgcttcATATTTATAGAGTCAAATTATGATTACCTACTTGTAATTTAATCTTGTTCACAAATGAAATGAATTGAAATGTTAAGTCTGTAAATTTAACACAGAAGTAAAACATACTTAatgcattttcattttcatcaaatataattttttcttccgtATTCTGTCGTATTTTTAACTTTTGAGGACTCGTCTACTCGTCTCGTACTTGTGCTGGCAGGGTCTGCATTTTCGATTATAAACAATTCTCCTTCAGCtacacaaataatttttacttccTTTAACTAATTAACTCGGGATCATAGTTCAAAAGTCAATGACAcggtttaattaattaattttacagtCTTTAAGAGATTATTAATTACTGTACTATTATTAGATATGTCGAATTTTCTcgtagttctgatttttttacCTAGCCATTCTATTTAAgaaagaattttgaaatgcCACTTGACAGTATGTTTcgctaataaaaatgtattatttatttattcgggTAAAACAAGTATGGCTGCGAGGACTTTTTAAAAGCTTCTATTGTGGAAAACCAATAGCAAAATATATTCCGCTtaacaaaaacacaaagattttaagattttaaaaattattcttttaCAGCATCAACAACATATCTGCGACATAGTTTAAGATGTTACTACAGacttattctaaatgattgtagtcgaagtaggcgtggaAACCGAATgtaaatttatggttgccgctccacataaaaaaaacatcaaaatgatctgaataag contains these protein-coding regions:
- the LOC138124611 gene encoding keratin, ultra high-sulfur matrix protein-like encodes the protein MKYPILSILILVVTWMSISSAQLGCPGGNCGSPCSGGNCNSPICTGGSCGGGCRGGSCGSTCSGGSCGTPTCSGGNCEPTTCSGGSCGTTCAGGSCGTTCTGGNCGTGGCTGGNCGTGGCTGGGCGGRISTSCSSCVSGCVNRCSSNSCFNNCVGSCGCETSQPTTNNCCYVMHPKTCFTEETGNKRCVVKRHRECSDGCTSPVVSIQEGGERGCQYIRNYPYAYCGNYQRLNCGDCYYCNGRYNPSECSRQSTCPSACKNNMPGCVQTPEGTVCS